One genomic window of Salvia miltiorrhiza cultivar Shanhuang (shh) chromosome 4, IMPLAD_Smil_shh, whole genome shotgun sequence includes the following:
- the LOC131022177 gene encoding hypothetical protein At1g04090-like, protein MGSVYRKICRIFKKTKRPLPIETSFVLPSALPSWPAGEGFATGIIDLGGLQIRQVSTFNRIWAAREGGPDNLGAAFFEPSALPDGFFMLGGYSQPNNKPLSGWVLVAKDADGAALKPPTDYSLVWSSENLKMKQDGVGYIWSPTPPDGYRAVGSVVTSSPAKPALDAIRCVRVDLTDSVEAEDWIWGRSDGFSVYTSRPRNRGVEALGVPTNTFLAQNNGGDLGLVCLKNGNGKINGAMPNSDQIKALIQTYSPRLYFHPDEQYFPSSVTWFFQNGALLYTKGDESKPVAIDATGSNLPQGGGNDGLYWIDLPVDSAARDRVKKGDVSEACSYIHVKPMLGGIFTDIVFWIFYPFNGPARAKVEFLNIGLGKIGEHVGDWEHVTLRISNLNGELRRVYFAQHSEGEWVDASGVEFGDGNRPVAYASLHGHAAYRKAGLVLQGNGSIGIRNDSGKGKVFLDCGAKYVVISGGEGGWVNYGREWGPKISYSIDEELKKVEKVLPGKLKSVFDKAVRSLPDEVLGEEGPTGPKWKDSWVGDERS, encoded by the exons ATGGGGAGTGTATATCGCAAGATCTGTCGTATTTTCAAGAAAACAAAGAGGCCTCTTCCAATCGAAACCTCATTCGTGCTCCCATCTGCATTGCCGTCGTGGCCTGCAG GTGAGGGCTTCGCCACTGGGATTATCGATCTCGGCGGCTTGCAGATTCGTCAGGTCTCCACGTTCAACAGAATCTGGGCTGCGAGAGAAGGCGGCCCCGACAACCTCGGCGCCGCCTTCTTCGAGCCCTCCGCGCTTCCCGATGGCTTCTTCATGCTCGGCGGCTACAGCCAGCCCAACAACAAGCCTCTCTCCGGCTGGGTTCTCGTCGCCAAAGACGCCGACGGAGCCGCCTTGAAGCCGCCGACGGATTACTCCCTCGTCTGGAGCAGCGAGAATTTGAAGATGAAGCAAGATGGGGTGGGCTACATTTGGTCGCCGACTCCTCCCGACGGCTACAGGGCTGTCGGCAGCGTTGTCACGAGCTCCCCCGCCAAGCCCGCCCTCGACGCCATCCGCTGCGTCCGCGTGGATCTCACGGATAGCGTCGAGGCCGAGGATTGGATTTGGGGGAGGTCGGACGGGTTCAGTGTCTACACCTCGAGACCAAGAAACAGGGGAGTTGAGGCTTTGGGGGTTCCCACCAACACGTTTTTAGCTCAAAACAATGGAGGTGATTTAGGGTTAGTCTGTTTAAAGAATGGCAATGGGAAAATCAATGGAGCAATGCCTAATTCTGATCAGATCAAGGCTCTGATTCAAACATACTCCCCACGTTTATATTTCCACCCTGATGAGCAATACTTCCCTTCATCGGTGACATGGTTCTTCCAAAACGGCGCACTTCTGTACACGAAAGGGGACGAGTCGAAGCCCGTTGCCATCGATGCAACGGGCTCGAATCTTCCCCAAGGTGGCGGCAACGATGGTCTGTATTGGATTGATCTACCCGTGGACAGTGCAGCAAGAGACAGAGTAAAGAAGGGTGATGTATCGGAAGCATGTTCCTACATCCATGTGAAGCCAATGCTTGGTGGGATTTTCACCGACATAGTGTTTTGGATTTTTTACCCCTTCAACGGCCCTGCAAGGGCCAAAGTGGAGTTCTTGAACATAGGGTTGGGCAAGATTGGGGAGCACGTGGGTGATTGGGAGCACGTGACGTTGAGGATCAGCAACCTGAATGGGGAGCTGAGGAGGGTGTATTTTGCGCAGCATAGTGAAGGGGAGTGGGTGGACGCGTCGGGGGTGGAGTTCGGGGACGGGAACAGGCCGGTGGCGTACGCCTCGTTGCACGGACACGCGGCCTACCGGAAGGCCGGGCTGGTGCTGCAGGGGAATGGGAGCATCGGCATAAGAAATGATAGTGGCAAGGGGAAGGTATTCTTGGATTGTGGGGCTAAGTATGTGGTGATTagtgggggggagggggggtgggtGAATTATGGGAGGGAATGGGGGCCTAAGATTAGTTATAGCATAGATGAGGAGTTGAAGAAGGTGGAGAAAGTGCTGCCGGGGAAGCTGAAGAGTGTGTTTGATAAGGCTGTGAGAAGCCTGCCTGATGAGGTGCTGGGTGAGGAGGGCCCCACGGGGCCTAAGTGGAAGGATAGTTGGGTTGGTGATGAGAGATCATAA
- the LOC131022178 gene encoding protein SOSEKI 1-like: METQTLTQGGAEVRRLHIVYFLSRKGRIEHPHLFRVHHLSRNGVRLRDVKRWLAELRGKEIPASFSWSYKRRYKTGFVWQDLLDDDLITPISDNEYVLKGSEICSTNIKEYSYTEEKVGKQRDEACLEQEEDKTLCKEETQSDPTVEVSTKSASEIEEESPSFGSETSTTTDESGKADAAKEEKATSNDKVGRPWPFYSTLLSKKRSKNDDKAAVVAVELCKKSSTPQCSKSRSNTSKMLKNLITCGDVETNESAVKVLPVKKQNKAFLSMCSGDVGNVHTAALCRRDSGFGGSQRAFEIPTWTHQYFSGRRSLDGIEDLRKSKSKSTACAAYKPVNGPSCSQCGKVFKPEKMHAHMRSCKGLKALSKCAAADDKEASKGSGDSFSGHLLTH, encoded by the exons ATGGAGACACAAACATTAACACAAGGTGGCGCAGAAGTGAGGAGGCTTCACATCGTGTATTTTCTCAGTAGAAAGGGGCGCATCGAGCACCCTCATCTCTTTCGAGTTCATCATCTCTCCAGAAATGGAGTTCGATTGCGAG ATGTGAAGAGATGGTTGGCCGAGCTGCGTGGGAAGGAGATACCTGCGTCGTTTTCTTGGTCATACAAGAg GAGATACAAGACAGGCTTTGTGTGGCAGGATTTGCTTGATGATGATCTCATCACTCCCATTTCCGACAATGAGTATGTGCTCAAAGGATCCGAGATTTGCTCCACCAACATTAAAG AATATTCCTACACAGAGGAGAAAGTTGGTAAGCAGAGAGATGAAGCATGTTTAGAGCAAGAGGAGGATAAGACCTTGTGCAAGGAAGAAACTCAGAGCGATCCAACCGTCGAAGTGTCGACGAAATCTGCGTCTGAAATCGAGGAAGAATCGCCGTCTTTTGGATCGGAGACATCCACGACGACGGATGAGTCGGGGAAAGCTGATGCAGCCAAAGAAGAGAAGGCGACGAGCAACGACAAAGTGGGGCGGCCGTGGCCTTTCTACTCGACGCTTTTGAGCAAGAAGAGGAGCAAGAATGATGACAAGGCTGCTGTTGTTGCTGTGGAGCTGTGCAAGAAGTCGTCGACGCCTCAATGCAGCAAGAGCAGGAGCAACACATCAAAAATGCTGAAGAATCTCATCACTTGTGGAGATGTGGAGACGAATGAGTCGGCTGTAAAGGTTTTACCGGTGAAGAAGCAGAACAAGGCTTTCCTGAGCATGTGTTCAGGCGACGTGGGGAACGTTCACACGGCCGCCTTGTGCAGAAGGGATAGCGGCTTCGGAGGCTCGCAGAGGGCGTTTGAGATTCCTACTTGGACTCATCAATACTTCAGTGGAAG GAGGAGCCTTGATGGGATTGAGGATTTAAGGAAGAGCAAGAGTAAATCAACAGCTTGCGCTGCTTATAAGCCGGTGAACGGGCCGAGCTGCTC ACAATGTGGGAAGGTGTTCAAGCCGGAGAAGATGCATGCGCACATGAGATCTTGCAAGGGCCTAAAAGCATTGTCGAAATGCGCTGCTGCTGATGATAAGGAGGCATCAAAAGGAAGTGGGGACTCATTTTCTGGCCATTTGCTCACTCATTGA